The Pseudomonas sp. R4-35-07 genome contains a region encoding:
- a CDS encoding nitroreductase family protein → MTRVADYPIHPQFIDRWSPRAFTGESIPQETLLSFFEAARWAPSAYNSQPWRFLYARRDTPDWQRFLGLLNEFNQGWAQHASALVIIASKTDFIAPGAKEETPALWHTFDTGAAWGHLALQASLSGWHTHGMAGFDQELTRKELKIPEGYALHAAVAIGKLGDKSSLPEYLQGREAPSPRKPLSELVSEGDFSL, encoded by the coding sequence ATGACCCGTGTTGCCGACTACCCGATCCACCCCCAGTTTATCGACCGCTGGTCGCCGCGCGCCTTTACCGGCGAGAGCATTCCCCAGGAAACCCTGCTGAGCTTCTTCGAGGCGGCGCGTTGGGCCCCTTCGGCGTACAACTCGCAGCCATGGCGTTTTCTCTATGCCCGTCGTGACACGCCGGATTGGCAGCGTTTCCTGGGCCTGCTCAATGAATTCAACCAGGGCTGGGCGCAGCATGCGTCGGCGCTGGTGATCATCGCCTCGAAAACCGACTTCATCGCTCCCGGTGCCAAGGAAGAAACCCCGGCCTTGTGGCACACCTTCGACACCGGTGCCGCCTGGGGTCACCTGGCCCTGCAAGCCAGCCTGAGCGGCTGGCACACCCACGGCATGGCCGGCTTCGATCAGGAGCTGACCCGCAAAGAGCTGAAGATTCCAGAAGGGTATGCACTGCATGCCGCCGTGGCCATCGGCAAGCTGGGGGATAAATCGAGCCTGCCGGAGTACCTGCAAGGGCGTGAGGCGCCGAGCCCGCGCAAGCCGCTGAGCGAGCTTGTTTCGGAGGGTGATTTCAGTCTCTGA
- a CDS encoding YcgN family cysteine cluster protein, whose amino-acid sequence MAAKVEPFWIRKTLEHLDQEEWESLCDGCGLCCLQKLEDEDDNSVYYTRIACKLLDLKTCQCTDYPNRRASVPDCIQLTPGQADQFKWLPPTCGYRLVSERKDLPLWHHLVCGDRDAVHQERISQSGRMLSEGSVPEDDWEDYLIFRAG is encoded by the coding sequence ATGGCCGCCAAAGTCGAACCTTTCTGGATACGCAAAACCCTCGAACACCTCGACCAGGAGGAATGGGAGTCGTTGTGCGACGGCTGTGGCCTGTGCTGCCTGCAAAAGCTTGAGGATGAAGACGACAACAGCGTCTATTACACCCGCATCGCCTGCAAACTGCTGGACCTGAAAACCTGCCAGTGCACCGACTATCCCAACCGTCGCGCGTCGGTGCCCGACTGCATCCAGCTCACACCCGGCCAGGCCGACCAGTTCAAATGGCTGCCGCCCACCTGCGGCTATCGCCTGGTCAGCGAGCGCAAGGATTTGCCGCTGTGGCACCACCTGGTCTGCGGCGACCGCGACGCCGTGCACCAGGAACGCATTTCCCAGTCCGGGCGCATGCTCAGCGAAGGCAGCGTGCCAGAGGACGACTGGGAGGATTACCTGATCTTCCGCGCAGGTTGA
- a CDS encoding DUF2892 domain-containing protein → MSDSKTLRPFIEHQQPEAPRTQNVHGWERIGSVAGGVMMVGKGLRRGGLFGLIQVAIGGVALARGFTGHSSLKDKLEQGRQEMNSVRTKIERAGAELQNLKTKAEVAAEKAVKTTG, encoded by the coding sequence ATGAGCGACAGCAAAACCCTGCGACCTTTCATCGAACATCAGCAGCCTGAAGCCCCGCGTACACAGAACGTGCACGGCTGGGAGCGCATCGGCTCAGTGGCCGGTGGCGTGATGATGGTAGGCAAAGGCCTGCGCCGTGGCGGGCTCTTCGGGCTGATCCAGGTGGCGATTGGTGGCGTGGCGCTGGCTCGGGGTTTCACCGGGCACAGTTCGCTCAAGGACAAGCTGGAGCAAGGCCGCCAGGAAATGAACAGCGTACGCACGAAGATCGAGCGCGCTGGCGCGGAGCTGCAGAACTTGAAAACCAAGGCTGAAGTGGCGGCTGAAAAGGCCGTTAAAACCACTGGCTGA
- a CDS encoding RNA methyltransferase, with product MGNKRYSCIGLYNPKSPENVGSVMRAAGCYGVASVFYTGVRYERARDFITDTKKVHHDIPLIGIDDLKKILPLGCIPVAVELVEGARPLPEYTHPDRALYIFGPEDGSLDKDIRDWCEDVVYIPTTGCMNLAATVNVVLYDRLAKGNNTRSGPKY from the coding sequence GTGGGCAATAAACGCTACAGCTGCATCGGTCTGTACAACCCCAAATCCCCTGAAAACGTCGGCTCGGTGATGCGCGCCGCCGGCTGCTACGGCGTGGCTTCGGTGTTCTATACCGGCGTGCGTTACGAGCGCGCGCGGGACTTCATCACCGACACCAAGAAGGTTCACCACGACATTCCGCTGATCGGCATCGATGACCTGAAGAAGATCCTGCCCCTGGGCTGTATCCCCGTCGCCGTGGAACTGGTGGAAGGCGCCCGCCCGCTGCCCGAATACACCCACCCAGACCGCGCGCTGTATATCTTCGGCCCGGAAGACGGCTCGCTGGATAAAGACATTCGCGACTGGTGCGAAGACGTCGTCTATATTCCGACCACCGGCTGCATGAACCTTGCCGCCACCGTCAACGTGGTGCTCTACGACCGCCTGGCCAAGGGCAACAACACCCGCTCGGGCCCCAAGTACTGA
- a CDS encoding YajD family HNH nuclease — protein MSSTNPPSHTAKLDRILADAQRDREMGYRDKALKMYPHVCGRCAREFAGKRLSELTVHHRNHNHDDNPQDGSNWELLCLYCHDNEHSRYTDQQYFGEGSTSSPTIAKATHNPFAALAGLMKKGS, from the coding sequence ATGAGCTCGACCAATCCGCCCTCCCATACCGCCAAGCTGGACCGCATCCTCGCCGACGCCCAGCGCGACCGGGAAATGGGCTACCGCGACAAAGCCCTGAAAATGTACCCCCACGTGTGCGGCCGCTGCGCCCGTGAGTTTGCCGGCAAGCGCCTGAGTGAACTGACCGTGCACCACCGCAACCACAATCATGACGACAACCCCCAGGACGGCTCCAACTGGGAATTGCTCTGCCTGTACTGCCACGACAACGAGCATTCGCGCTATACCGACCAGCAGTACTTCGGCGAAGGCTCCACCAGCAGCCCGACGATTGCCAAGGCCACGCACAACCCGTTTGCGGCGTTGGCGGGGTTGATGAAGAAAGGCAGTTGA
- a CDS encoding spermidine synthase, producing the protein MKRFVLLDTTPIPDNGGALCLFEYGEDFVIKIQGGDGGQLMNTRMHGSEDALAEIPCRKVAGRPGSRVLIGGLGMGFTLASALKHLGKSAEVVVAELVPGVVEWNRGPLGEKSGRPLLDPRTVIRLEDVAKVLQAEPQGFDAIMLDVDNGPEGLTQKANSWLYSAGGLAACAKALRPKGVLAVWSASADKLFSDKLRKAGFKAEEVQVFAHGNKGTRHTIWIAEKLKG; encoded by the coding sequence ATGAAACGTTTCGTTCTGCTGGACACCACTCCGATCCCCGACAACGGCGGTGCCTTGTGCCTGTTCGAATACGGCGAGGATTTTGTCATCAAGATCCAGGGCGGTGACGGTGGCCAGTTGATGAACACGCGCATGCACGGCTCCGAAGACGCCCTGGCGGAAATTCCGTGCCGCAAGGTCGCCGGGCGTCCCGGCTCACGGGTGCTGATCGGCGGCCTGGGCATGGGGTTCACCCTCGCCTCGGCGCTCAAGCACTTGGGCAAGAGCGCCGAAGTGGTGGTGGCGGAATTGGTGCCGGGGGTGGTGGAGTGGAACCGTGGGCCGCTGGGCGAAAAGTCCGGCCGCCCTTTGCTTGACCCGCGCACGGTAATCCGCCTGGAAGACGTGGCCAAGGTGTTGCAGGCCGAGCCCCAGGGCTTTGATGCGATCATGCTCGACGTCGATAATGGCCCTGAAGGCCTCACGCAGAAGGCCAACAGCTGGCTGTATTCTGCCGGCGGCCTGGCCGCCTGCGCCAAGGCGCTGCGCCCCAAGGGCGTGCTGGCGGTGTGGTCAGCCAGCGCCGACAAACTGTTCAGCGACAAACTGCGCAAGGCCGGTTTCAAGGCCGAGGAAGTGCAGGTGTTTGCCCACGGCAACAAGGGCACGCGGCATACCATCTGGATTGCGGAAAAGCTCAAGGGCTAA
- a CDS encoding cyclic nucleotide-binding domain-containing protein, protein MSEPTLLNQEIRDMLMDCGLFDPLLPEDFHIAAGYFNISSIAQDEVIFLEGDAGTFMCILHSGQVAVQKTNHAGQRLTIATLRSGRAFGEMAVLDGERRSASCMAATDCVLLNLGKDALEKMLNEAPRVAAKIIRAIAIALSKRLRMADGQLLAQQF, encoded by the coding sequence ATGTCAGAACCCACCCTGCTCAATCAAGAAATCCGCGACATGCTGATGGACTGCGGCCTGTTCGACCCGCTGCTACCGGAAGATTTTCATATCGCCGCGGGCTACTTCAATATCAGCAGCATTGCCCAGGATGAGGTGATTTTCCTCGAGGGCGATGCCGGCACCTTCATGTGCATCCTCCACAGCGGCCAGGTGGCGGTGCAGAAAACCAACCACGCGGGCCAACGCCTGACCATTGCCACCCTGCGCAGCGGCCGGGCCTTTGGCGAAATGGCGGTACTCGACGGCGAACGGCGCTCGGCCAGCTGCATGGCGGCCACCGACTGTGTGCTGCTGAACCTGGGCAAGGACGCCCTGGAGAAAATGCTCAACGAAGCGCCCAGGGTAGCGGCCAAGATCATCCGCGCGATTGCCATCGCCCTGTCCAAGCGTTTGCGCATGGCTGACGGGCAATTACTGGCGCAACAGTTTTAA